A stretch of DNA from Diospyros lotus cultivar Yz01 chromosome 14, ASM1463336v1, whole genome shotgun sequence:
gtacaggaTGCATGTtagggtattcatttattgagtatacttggacacggacattctagcatggttagattgTATCTGGCAccggcatatgcatcgcgtgtggtttactatgtgggaggagcatggcctgatgtccTGGATGTATAGTGCCGATGTAtcatgtaacgccccgctttctcgagcgtgttataatttgggacaattctgggacagtaaattttttcctttcatacttattctaaaccatatcattcctcgaatccgtcccaaaattcccattcatttttctcgaaagagaatcattatatagatcaaatgcggaagcaaggatcgaacctgatatcttaacattaatcatatcttacatcatcattcctcaaaacattcagatttcaaagtagcagaacttaaatacatgggctatataacgtacatttcattcctcatgcactctgttaagtgccatttcatacccCATTTGTTCTCGTACAATCCAcatttgaaatgtttgaatattccagaggcaacacccaagttagatgatgaatcatctaagtaaaggtatagaaaatatattttgtgcaTGAATACAATGTCTTACTCATTGTAAGGGCTACCTACACCCTTCATGCTATTCACCattttttgcggccacctctttcgaagccggggtgcatgggtgcaccattggtaaagcaacggtgccagttcatactccTTATGGTCACAATGCgcatgatcaatgatatcaacgtgtatatatgcatttcatagcatgtcatgtatgcagtctacatgatggatacatatcagagcatgtaaATATGATGAAAGTATTCTCAAGGatcggggtttgaaacataaatcacctacaaccaatcattttccataaaactaaatctagttgggacgtaccacttatcttctcaagcttatagggctacctcgatattcgtgtctTACATCTTGCattgcctcaatttgcgtgccaatctcaaaattcgtacaagtcacttcaacttaagccttaaagcatcataatcaccatattcatttaaataaacattaaaacctatttttttcataatttcttggattttctttatttttctctctatttcttcctattttttttcaataaatccaaactatatatttctcaattatttcctcGAGTATTTTACTAtgcaaattcataaaataatattcctgaagttctagaatttttttaggaaattttacttaccttaacttagcttttTCGACTTTCTCGGTATACGTGTCGtatcctcgaaacgcgtgctTAGACCACTTTTCTTGCCAAAAACtccagaatattaataaatcattttttctttttcttcttttcttttcttttattgtttttctttttctttttctttcttccttctccatgTTCACCTTCTTCCTCGCGCAATCCCTGCGCACTCACAGCCTCCTGCCCGGCCATCGTGGTCGCCCCAATAGCCACCATCGACGTCTCCGGCTGCTCCATGCCCACCGCTGTCGCGGCCACGCCTTGCTGCCTTCACCGCGGCAGCTGCTCCAGCACTGCTGCTTGCCAACGTTAACCATGGCCGCTGCCACCTCGTGTTGCAACCGGCGAGCCCCCGGCCATATCCATGGCTTCCCCGCGCCACCGTGTTGTTACTCCGTCGGCCTCTCCTGCTCGTCACGGTGCTTtcatggctgcggccatggctgctgcgACAACAGCTTCGCGACTGCCATAGCCGTGCCTCCttctagctctctctctctcccttgttTGTTGCTCTCAATCGACCAAAATGCATCCCAATTTATAAACCCAAagccttggccaccactccatccgtatacatttatatatatatatatataacactgtTGTATGCTTGCCCACCATGCACATCAGAAAATTCCCACAAATCTCACTGTTATTCCCTCAAATCTCGCTGCCATTTACTTTCAATTTGAAGCAAAATCTCAACCAAGAAGATGACCTCACACGCGCACagccatatatatacatatatataacattatatattacatcaataatagaaaaattacactctaatttttatctctatttcactTGGGCAATTCTCTTATTGcaaccatgccctcaaacactgaattaatttgcattataataccgaaaacacaaaattaataacttgaagtTTAGTTAAAAAGGATGATTTCACTCTAGTGTCCTTACTGGGCCATCGTTTCATCTCGAGTAAGATTTTTGTTtactcaacaaaaaaaaaaaaaatgtattactctattaatattttcttttagttgATTAACACCATCACAAGTCCAAAGACTTgtcattttaatcttaattctTACTCAATTACTAAATATGATTACTCAATTAACATATCATGTTAGTCAATTAACATTTAGATTACTCGATTAAAGCTTTTCAAAACAATATTctaatttaacaaacatatatacTCAATTAAGCCTTAATGTATTCAAGTCTTACTTGATTAAGATAACAAGTTAATCGAGCATAAAcacttgttactcaactaatctTTTCCTTATAAGTTCATATATtgtcttactcgattaatagcATTGATTACTCAAGTATTATTTTAATAGCATTGATTACTCGAGTATTATTTtgaaagttaaataaaattaactttgttatcaaaatttgtaatgtagtgtttagaaaaagaaaagctcgtaagttatcaaaatttgtaaaatgatAGAACTGGACATAGTACTtgtttttagaaataaataaaaaagtaatttcaaggtaaagaattttaattaataaaataaaatcaacctTCAACTCATGTTTATTTCTCCAAGTCAAAATGTCTTTTTTGACGTGATGGGTTACTTCTAATTAATAAAGATGTATTATCAAATTAGAAATTGAGTTTCTGTTACGAATCTATTGGTGGctttaataaacaaatatatccaaaataaatatgttacaGGATTTTATAGACTTAAGAAGGTACGTTAGCGTGTTATTACAAATTGGCAATTGCTGGGAACTTTCTTCTTTCTGCAATTGAATGTATTCGACGTAACACTCGGGTCTCAATTTTATTgcaatttgtttttaattttaaataatcttattagttaataataaatgtattttgttgtgaaatatttagttaattaataaaattattttcaatttaaaaatagtatgtcataaatacaatttattattacccattataaaaatatgaataaaatatgcCATGCATTTATGAGTTTGGAGTGCACTTcgtattttttatcttttaaaaattataacaaaaaatatttattaaaaaagtcATAAATACTTTGTGTGAAAAGGTCAGATTCCTTTGTTATAATCTAATGACACAAATTAATCAAACAAAAGGATGCCTCTCTTTGGTAATTTTAGGGTACCCTTCCCTAATTCTAGAACAcctgttattttgattataacaatttattatatattctatttaagatatttattataataattaatataattttaaattttaaaatatatatataataaattatttaacactTTTTAAAATACATTGACTGACTAAATTAGCTCCGAATCTAAAAGAAAACTCCTTTATTTACTGTTTACATCAAATATACAAGACAAcagattttcatttatttctgtacaaaattaaataaataaattgtattaaTTCGCTTATGTCATGTCATATTGTGATGACCCACTAACGCTCTACTTTTGCATTTTCGAACTTTCTTGGCTGCCATCGTAAGGTGAGTCCACGCGGTCCGAGACGCGTGACGGCCGAATGCCGCCACTACTATTCAACCAAATTAACATCCATTGCGACGTGAGATGAAGTCTATTCAGCTCAGGCGTCTTTCCACGACCACGCCACCATCAATGAAAATTCatactaaaatgcaatttaaatgagcaaaagaaggaaaggaacGCGCAGATGAAAAAGTATGAAGGCAAGGGGTCCACATTCTCAGGccaatttatatgaatttagatgaaaaatagcATCTGCTATATGAATTTAGATGGTAGGTTGGTCGGTCTTAGGGTTAATTCAGTTCCAATGGTTAATTCGGTTACTTCTGGGGGGGGGAAATCAAATGGTCACGCCTAGTTAGTTTGAGCAATTGAACcgttaataaataaaatgtgtACTGTTTAAACTGCTTTTAAGagtataataattatttattattaattgtgtACTTGAGAAGAGTATTCTTAATTTTACTCTTTTACACGAAAAATGATGAGAATAGCCGCCAAATAAATGATCGGCCTCTAGAAGActgtttagtttagtttaggtTTGGAGATATTAAACGTTGACGAGGCTTTCAGTTCAGGTTCAAGTGGTCGTGGCCTACACAGGGACGGCGGCTCGGATCAAGCGAGAGCGGGTCCCGCCGTCGGTGCTGAAAATTTGTTATGTTCCCATATTATTAATCTGCTTGTTTACTGGTTCCCCACTCTGTTATATTTTTAGaagaaatatattatttattttttaaaattaatttttgtaaattgagctcagattagagagagagagagagaggatagaAAGTAATTGaaactttttttctctttactttcttattattcttttttttttttttttttctctttcatttgttaCTTTTTCTCGCTCGATGCATCCGGGCAAATATTTTACTGTACAGCTCGCAGTGTCAAACACGGACATTGGTCCATAGAAAGCTGTATCAGTaaaatcatagaaaaatataaatctagagagcgagagagagagagagaggcgtgaAACTCTGGCAGTGATTTGGACATTGGAGGAGAGAGGCGCTTCTTTGCCTAAACCCTCTCTGTGTATCTCTCTCTGGATTCTCTGTATCTGAGTCTCATTGCGATCTCTGCAACAGCAGAGCTCTTTTGATCTCAGTGTTGCTTTGAGGGTTTTTGTATGAGATTCCGTGAAAGATGGACGGCACCGCTTTTTCCAGGTACCGTCTTTGTGTTAGCTCCCTTCACTTGTGTTCAAGGCTGCGGCTCgattgaagttttttttttttttttttgcttctgtTTTCGCTGATTTTGTGTAATTCTTTTTCTATGAGAAATTTTGCCTTTTATGTTAAATTTGCACTTCAAATTGTCAAGGAATAGCGCGagtttcttttgtttctcttgcTGAATTGGTCATGTACTAGCCGTTGGCAGCTTGTAAATCTGAAATTGGGTTGAGAGTACCGGGTTGGTGTTTCTTTTTTGAGTTGATTTTATGTTTCTTACTTCTTTTTCTGTGTGTGTTTGTTTTGTCTtgcttttttcttgttttatgaAGCGCTAGATACTTAAAAAATGTAAGACTATGGTTAACgtgtttgaatttgaatgttggGCGTGGTGAtcgtttcaaaattttcaatttatttttctgtaattatGTTTAAGTTGTCATTGGCTAATTGTGAATCCATGGCgcaatggattttagctaaaactTGACTGATCTATACGCCAGTCTCAACGACAAATATCTTTTAGGAAtgttatatgatatttttttgggGTAAGTACATATGTAGTTGGCAAAAACAAGCAAGGCCACAGTAATGTTGTATGATTACAATGTAGAAagttttgtttatatatatgggtTTATTCAACTGTCAGGTTAGATTTTCTTGCAACTTGTGGACATCTATGTCTGTGACTTAATTTCCCTCTGGGCGTATAACAGGCTTCTTCAATTATAGTGGTGAGGGAAAGCATTTGGTGGCACTTTCTTTGGTGGTGCTCATGTTGTAAGTTACAATACAATTATATCTGAGGGTTGAGAAAATGACAGGGGGCAGGATTAGGGCAAAGATCCGCCAGAGCAATCTGTACACATTTGCATGCCTTCAGACACATGCTGCCGAAACAGAAGAACTGGATCAATTCCCTGGCCCTGGATACTCACGAATCATATACTGCAATGAACCACATCGCCATGCAAAGAAACCCCTTAAATACCGATCCAATTATATATCAACCACAAAGTACAACGTTGCCACATTTCTACCCAAGGCCCTATTTGAGCAATTCCGTCGTGTTGCCAACTTCTATTTCCTCCTGACTGCAGTTCTGTCACTCACAGACGTTGCTCCTTTTTCAGCTGTGAGTATGATTTCTCCTCTCGCCTTTGTTGTGGGGCTTAGTATGGCAAAGGAAGCTTTGGAAGATTGGCGTAGATTTATTCAGGATATGAAGGTTAATCTAGGAAAAGTTAGCGTCCATAAAGGGAATGGTGTATTTGCTCCTAAGCCATGGATGAAGCTTCAGGTTGGAGATGTAGTTAAAGTGGAAAAGGATCAATTTTTTCCTGCAGATTTACTTCTTTTGTCATCAAGCTATGATGACGGAATTTGTTACGTGGAGACTATGAACTTAGATGGAGAGACAAACTTAAAGGTAAAAAGAGCTTTGGAAGCAACCTTGCCATTTGATGATGATGGAAGTTTTAAGGATTTTACAGGAAAAATTAGATGTGAAGATCCCAATCCAAGTCTATACACTTTTGTGGGTAATTTCGAGTATGATCGACAGGTTTATCCTCTTGATCCAAATCAGATTCTCCTCAGAGACTCAAAGCTTAGGAATACAGGTTATGTGTATGGAGTGGTGATATTCACTGGTCATGATAGCAAAGTCATGCAAAATGCAACTGAATCTCCTTCAAAGCGGAGCAGGATTGAAAAACAGATGGACAAGATCATTTACATTCTTTTCAGCCTCCTGGTATTGATCTCAGTGATCAGCTCAATTGGCTTTGCTGTGAAGACAGACACCCAGATGCCAGACTGGTGGTATTTGCAGCCATTTGTTGATGCAAAATTATATGATCCAGATAGACCTGCCTTGTCAGGGCTATTCCATTTGGTCACTGCACTTATCCTTTATGGATATTTGATTCCCATCTCGCTTTATGTTTCAATTGAGGTGGTGAAAGTCCTGCAAGCAATGTTTATTAACCATGATATCCATATGTATGATGAAGAGACTGGAACTCCTGCCCAAGCACGGACATCAAATTTAAACGAGGAATTAGGGCAAGTTGACACAATCCTCTCTGATAAAACTGGCACTCTGACTTGCAACCAGATGAACTTTCTCAAGTGTTCTGTTTCTGGTACAGCATATGGAAGGCGTTCTAGTGAAGTTGAACTTGCTGCTGCAGAACAAATAGCTATTGATTTCAAGGGACCAGACTCTGATCTGACCTTCAGAAGTGGGGCAGGTGTCTCAGAAATTGAAATGGAGACTGTTGTTTCTAGAGAAGAGGGGAAGGATCATCAGAAGCCTACAATAAAGGGGTTTAGCTTTGAGGACATGCGTCTCATGAACGGAAATTGGTTGAAAGAACCTGATCCAcatttcattttgttatttttccgGATACTTGCTATTTGCCACACTGCCATCCCAGAAGTAAATGAGACCGGTGGATTCACCTATGAAGCAGAGTCTCCTGATGAAGGAGCTTTTCTTGTTGCAGCCAGAGAATTTGGCTTTGAGTTTTGTAGAAGAACTCAGTCAAGCATATTTGTTCGTGAAAGATATCCCTCTTATGAAGTGCCAGTTGAAAGGTAACTCATTGATGAATACTTAGCTTTGATTATATGgagttcttttttattttttcctaggTTCATTGTTTTTAGCATCATGtttttattctgaaaattccaGGGAGTACAAAATTCTCAATCTGTTGGACTTCACTAGCAAAAGGAAGAGAATGTCTGTTATTGTTAGAGATGAGGATGGCATGATTTTTCTCTTCTGCAAAGGTGCAGACAGGTTTGTTCATACAATCCTTTTAACTCTCCTTTCCTCCGTTGCACATGATTTCCTTTCCTTCTAAACCAGCTACTGCTTTACAATGATGTAATTATTCTACCCTACCTTTTTGGGATCTATAGATAATTTCCATACTGTTTAAGCGTGTAACCTTTTCTCTAGTACTTCCTTCTTTAATGGTCAGACTAGGGGCAgataaatttttaagtattgCTTCTTTCTGTTGCTTAGGCAGCTAATAGTGAGCATAAAAGTCATCGGATTTTCTTATCATGGATTTTAGACACAATATCCCATAGATAGAGATGAATGGCGAGCTAGAGTCCATGTAACTGACCCCtcttagtgggattaaggcgtAAATATGTTGTCATTATTGCTGCTTATTTCTGTTGCTCTTCAACTTCATCTCCTGGTTCCGTACGTCCTCTTAGACAAGCTTATATGTCAACTCAGATACATTATTCCTTTGTTTGGTTAATGCAGCATAATTTTTGAACGGTTAGCAAAGAATGGAAGAATGTTTGAGGAGGCTACTACAAAGCATCTGAATGATTATGGTGAAGCTGGATTGCGTACATTGGCACTTTCTTACAGGAAACTCGAAGAAGCTGAGTATACTGCTTGGAACAATGAGTTTCACAAGGCAAAGATTTCTATTGGTGGTGATAGAGAGGCAACACTTGAAAGATTATCTGATATGATGGAAAGGGATTTAGTGCTTGTTGGTGCAACTGCTGTGGAAGACAAACTGCAGAAAGGGGTACATGTTGTCATTgctttgtcatttttaaatgTCATTCTATTTCATTGTCCAATTTTACAACTGCATGTATCCTCTGTAGGTGCCTCAATGTATAGATAAACTGGCACAAGCTGGTCTGAAGATCTGGGTTCTGACTGGTGATAAGATGGAAACTGCCATCAACATAGGGTATAAATGGAATGAATcatacacacacagagagagagagagagagagagctcagaCTAATCCATATTTGTTTGTACTGTTTTGGTATTGATAGATGCTACAACAATCTGAATAGAACTGTTTTCTCTTTGATGCAGATTTGCCTGTAGTCTGCTAAGACAGGGCATGAAGCAGATCTGCATAACAGCAAATACTGATATGTTAGACCAAGATTCCAGACAGGTATATTCTTGATTCAGAAAACGTTTGTCAGGAAAATTATATGGCCTTGTGTTAAACTTTGTTAATATTGTTAATCATCAGGCAGTGAAGGAGAACATTTTAATGCAAATCACCAATGCCTCTCAAATGGTCAAGCTTGAAAAGGATCCCCGAGCTgcatttgcattaattattgatgGGAAAACTCTAACTTATGCTTTAGAGAATGATATGAAGCATCAATTCTTGAATTTAGCAGTTGATTGTGCATCTGTCATATGCTGCCGTGTCTCTCCTAAGCAGAAGGCCCTGGTACTGTTCTTTTATTGAATAGTTCATCTTTGCTTCTGAGTTTCATCTGTACTGCTAGTAAATTTAGAATGAATcctttttatcttctttctgtttattttattttaacttattttgaGCACCAGGTAACAAGATTAGTAAAAGAAGGAACTGGGAAAACCACATTAGCAATTGGTGATGGTGCAAATGATGTCGGAATGATTCAAGAAGCAGATATTGGTGTTGGCATCAGTGGAGTAGAAGGAATGCAGGTTGGTCATATCTCATGGCTCTCTGTACATTTCTAATCAAAGTAACGGTTATTATAACTCTATGGAGTTATTGGTAATATTGAATGTCCTTTACATTTTACTTGAAAATGACATAATGAATATCATTAAATAACTATCATCTGGGTCACATGGAGTGCCTTGCAAAAAGGTAATTTTCAACCTTGCTTTCTTCCTTGTGTATTGAGAGGGAATGAATTCATATGATTCCtgtttattttagaaaatgatGAGAAAAGTGACCCCAcattaaggcttgatatattgtttATGAGAAAAAAGTCTCTAACTGCTAGATTTCCAGGTTCTTCTCATGTCTGAGGTCAACCTGGGGTTTGGTTGGTAAAAGTTTTTGGTCTAAACCCATACAGGATGCAATTGGCACAGCCACAAAATACAGAAAACTGTTCTtgttaattcaaatttattaattttcttccatcaACACTTTGTCATATGATTTCCACCGTGGCAAAATTAGTGTCAACCATAGTAGTTTAAAATAATCCTATTGATCTTAAATATTTGATGCTTAGATGTTGATGGTTACAATAGACTTACAGAACCAAACTGTTTTTGCAGGCTGTGATGGCTAGTGACTTTTCTATTGCTCAGTTTCAGTTTCTGGAAAGA
This window harbors:
- the LOC127790456 gene encoding probable phospholipid-transporting ATPase 4; the protein is MTGGRIRAKIRQSNLYTFACLQTHAAETEELDQFPGPGYSRIIYCNEPHRHAKKPLKYRSNYISTTKYNVATFLPKALFEQFRRVANFYFLLTAVLSLTDVAPFSAVSMISPLAFVVGLSMAKEALEDWRRFIQDMKVNLGKVSVHKGNGVFAPKPWMKLQVGDVVKVEKDQFFPADLLLLSSSYDDGICYVETMNLDGETNLKVKRALEATLPFDDDGSFKDFTGKIRCEDPNPSLYTFVGNFEYDRQVYPLDPNQILLRDSKLRNTGYVYGVVIFTGHDSKVMQNATESPSKRSRIEKQMDKIIYILFSLLVLISVISSIGFAVKTDTQMPDWWYLQPFVDAKLYDPDRPALSGLFHLVTALILYGYLIPISLYVSIEVVKVLQAMFINHDIHMYDEETGTPAQARTSNLNEELGQVDTILSDKTGTLTCNQMNFLKCSVSGTAYGRRSSEVELAAAEQIAIDFKGPDSDLTFRSGAGVSEIEMETVVSREEGKDHQKPTIKGFSFEDMRLMNGNWLKEPDPHFILLFFRILAICHTAIPEVNETGGFTYEAESPDEGAFLVAAREFGFEFCRRTQSSIFVRERYPSYEVPVEREYKILNLLDFTSKRKRMSVIVRDEDGMIFLFCKGADSIIFERLAKNGRMFEEATTKHLNDYGEAGLRTLALSYRKLEEAEYTAWNNEFHKAKISIGGDREATLERLSDMMERDLVLVGATAVEDKLQKGVPQCIDKLAQAGLKIWVLTGDKMETAINIGFACSLLRQGMKQICITANTDMLDQDSRQAVKENILMQITNASQMVKLEKDPRAAFALIIDGKTLTYALENDMKHQFLNLAVDCASVICCRVSPKQKALVTRLVKEGTGKTTLAIGDGANDVGMIQEADIGVGISGVEGMQAVMASDFSIAQFQFLERLLVVHGHWCYKRIAQMICYFFYKNIAFGLTLFYFEAFTGFSGQSVYNDWYMLLFNVLLTSLPVISLGVFEQDVSSEICLQFPALYQQGPKNLFFNWYKIFGWMGNGLYSSLIIFFLNLVIFFDQAFRSGGQTADMSAVGTIMFTCIIWAVNCQIALTMSHFTWIQHLFVWGSIATWYLFLLLYGMMSPVYSGNAFQLLIEALAPSPSYWCATLLVTIACNLPYLAHISFQRWLHPMDHHVIQEIKYYKKDVEDRVMWTRERSKARQETQIGFTARVDAKIRQLRGRLTKKHSPVDAGPQVVN